A region of the Fimbriimonadaceae bacterium genome:
GCGTCGTCGGCGAGAGCGGCTGCGGGAAGTCGATGACGGGATTCGCCCTGATGGGCATGGTTCCCACCGGGGGCCGCATCACCGGAGGGTCCATCGTGTTCGAGGGGCGCGACCTCACGCAGCTTCGGCCGCGCGAATGGCTGGACGTCCGCGGCGAAAAGATCGCGCTCGTGATGCAGGACCCGTTCACGAGCCTCAATCCGATGATGCGGATCGGTGATCAGATCGGCGAGGTGCTGCGCCTCCATCACGGCCTCTCCAAGCAGGCGGCTTGGACTCAGGCCGTGGAGATGCTCGAGAAGGTGGGCGTGCCCGTGCCGGAGAGCTCGGCGCGCAAGTTTCCGCACCAGATGAGCGGCGGCCAGCGCCAACGCGTCGTGCTCGCCATGGCCTTCGCCTGCAAACCGCAGGTGCTTATCGCGGACGAGCCGACGACAGCCCTCGACGTGACTCTTCAGGCACAGATACTACGGCTCATCCAAGAGCTCAAGGACCAGGTCGGCACCGCGGTGATGCTCATCTCGCACGACATCGGGGTCATCGGCACCTTGGCGAGCCGCATCGGAGTGTTCTACGCCGGGCGGATCGTCGAGGCCGGGGCCTCGGAAGACGTGCTTCGCCGACCCGAACATCCTTACACCCGTGCCCTGCTCAATGCGTTGCCCCAGCCCGGGGCGGTGCGACTGGAGGCGATCCGAGGCTATCCGCCCGACTTTGCGACCCTCGGGACGGCGTGCTCCTTTGCCCCCCGCTGCCCGTTCCGATTCGAGAAGTGCGACCGGGAACCGGACCTGATTCCGGTATCGACAGACCACGCTTCGGCCTGCTGGAAGGCGGGGGTTCTGGAGCCAGCGCGCGAGTAGTATGGGGGCATGAGCCACGCCCTCCTGCTGCTCCTGACGATAGTCCAGGGGCCCCATTTCGACGCTGCGGAACTCGCTCGGCACGTGCAATTCCTCGCTTCGCCCGCCCTGGAGGGACGCATGACGCCGAGCCCAGGACTATCCAAAGCCGCCGACTATCTCGCCGCCCAGTTCAAGAGCTACGGACTGAACGAGGGGCCGAACAAGGGGTACCGCTGGTCCTACGAGGTTGCGATCAACCAGCGTCCCGCCAAGAACAACATGCTGGTTTTCCTGCGGCTCGACGGCAAGAGCACCTCGTTCGAGCTCGGGCGGGACTTCGTCCCCCTCTTCGGCTCGAAGGACAACCACATCGTCCGTGGGGAACTGGTGTTCGTCGGGTACGGCGCGGACGAGAAAGATTACGAGATGGAGGACGAGGAGGGCGGCGGCGAGCGACCCTTCGACGTGAAGGACAAGGTCGTGATGATGTTTGCGCGCACTCCGGCGGACATGCCGCAGCTGTCGCGCTCGGCGAAGGCTGAGATGGCGCGCGAGCGTGGCGCGGCCGGCGTGATCTTCCTCGGGCCGTCGGCGCCCGGTCGTCCCCAGCTTCCGCGCACCGTGCGGGGCCAGGGGCTCTCGGGAGACGGAGACCTGGTGGGGGTAGGCCTTGCCGAGCACGCCTTGAACGCGCTGATCGAGGTCGAAACGATGCACTCGGTGGCCGTGCGCCACGAGTCGCGCCCATTGCCCTTCACCGTCCGCATGGTCACCGAGACCGAGCCAAACAAGGCGAGGGTCGACGACATCGTGGGTTACCTGCCGGGCCGCGACCCGAAGCTGAAGGACGAGTTCATCGTGATCGGGGCGCACTACGATCATCTCGGTTACGGGGAGATCGGCTCCCGATCGCAAACCGACGCGATCCACCCCGGCGCCGACGACAATGCGAGCGGCACCGCTGGTGTGCTCGCCTTGGCCAAGTACTACGCGGCCAAGAAGACGAACCGACGATCGCTCATCTTCGTGCTGTTCAGCGGCGAGGAGGAGGGGTTATTGGGTTCCGAAGCGTGGGCCAAGGGCCATCCCAACACGCTTGAACGAACGGCCGCCATGATCAACCTCGACATGATCGGCCGTCTGCGCAAGGGCGAGCTGTTCGCCTACGGCACCAGCAGCAGCGACGTGTGGACCCGCATCCTCGCCAAGATCGAGGTTGCCGGGGTGAACCTCAAGCCGGGAGCCCAGACGCGCGGAGACAGCGACCAGGCCTCCTTTGCCAGGCGCAACGTGCCGGTCTTGTTCTTCAACACGGGTTTGCACGACGAGTACCACACCGAGAAGGACACCGCGGCGACGATCGACGCCGACGGGATGGCCAAGGTGCTCGCCGTCGTGGCCGAGACCGTGGCCGCCGTGGATGCGCTCGACGCCAAGCCCGTCTTCTCGAAGGATGTGGTGCTGGGCAATCTGCCCGGGGATCGCGACGCCGAAAGCTCGCAGCGCTCGATCCGCGTGGGCATGGTGCCCGACATGGTCGCAGGGGGCCCGGGTTTGCGGATCAGCGGAACGTCGCCCAACAGTCCGGCCCAAAAGGCTGGGTTCAAGGCGGGGGACCGAATCGTCGAGTTCAACGGAAAGAAGGTCTCAGACCTCGAGACCTTGCAGGCCGCCTATCTGACCGCGAAACCCGGGGACACCGTCAAGATCGTCTTCATCCGCGACGGAGTGAGGCGCGAGCAGTTGGTCACCGTCGAAGGGCGCGGCGGTTAGTCCAATCGCGGCCGCGATCGTCCGACAATAGGTCCATGAGGTGTTTCGCGGTGGACCTTCATGGCGAGAACTTCGTGATGGAGATCGAGGAGGACGTGCAGCGCGTCGAGTTCGAAGTCACGCGTTACGTCGAGGGCGAAACCGAAGAGGATGCGGAGCTCGCGGCCGTCGAGCTGGTTCGCGAGCGCCTCGCCCCTTCGATCCGCAACATCGACGGAGACCCGCCGATCGTGTACGTCAACGACGTGCGCGAGCTGCCCGAGGGGTTGCCGGACAAGCCGCAGCCAGGCTTCTTGTTCATCCATCCCTGATGGGTCGTCAATCGTTTGTCGTTTATCGTTTGTCGTTTGTCGTGTCTAAAGCAGCAGGATGGGGGCTTCCGTGATGGGGGCGTCGCTGGCGTAGGTGCTCTTCGTGTTCTCGTCCCGGTGGAGGTACACGCACTGGTCCGCGACCTGGTTGATCTCCTCGATGTGGCTGATCACCAGCACCTGGTCGAATCGGCCTTTGAGCCCCGCGAGCCGCTCCATCACGAGTTGGCGCCGTTCGCCGTCGAGGCTCCCGAACACCTCGTCGAGGATGAGGAGTGAGAGCGGGGTCCCCTGCCGCTCCTGGATGAGCTCGCTGAGCGCCAACCGAAGGCTGAGGGCGACGATGTCCTCTTCGCCCCCGCTGATGACGGCCTTCTCAACCCCGTCGTCCAGCACCGTCGCTTCGAACTGCTCGTCCAACTGCAGGGCCGCGTAGCGCCCGCCGGTAAGGGCCTGGAGGTTGTCGCTCGCGCGCGCCTCGAGGTCGGGCCGAATCTGTTGGTTCAGCTTCTCGCGCAGGACCATCATCTCGCGAGTCACGGCTTCGAAGTGGATCTGGTCCACCCGGTACTCGGCGATGCGCTTCTCCCGATCCTCGTACTCTTGCAGTTGCTTCGCGGCCGCCTGGAGCTCGCGCTCGGCCGCTTCCAAGACCCTTTCCGATGCGACGATCTCGGCTTGGAGTTTCGCTTGCTCGACCTCGAGCTTGCGGAAGTTCTCCTGGGCTTGTCGGGCCGCGTCCGGGGACTCGAACTCGAGCGCGGCCTGTTCGACGCGGAGCCGTTCGCCGGCCCCTTGCCCCTCGGCGATCTGCGCCTCGAGGGCGGGGACCTTGGCCTTGGCGGCAGCGAGCCGCTGGTCCGATCCGTGGAGTCTCACGGCGCGTTCATGGATCGGAAGCAGCTCCTTCACGCGGGTCCGCAGGTCGGCGTGGCCTTTGGCGTCGTACACCGGAGTCGTGGCGGCTTGTGGGGAAGCCTCGGAGTCGAACTGGGCGACGCGGGTCCAAGCCTCTCGCAGCTCCTTCGCCCGGGATTCGGCGGCCAGCACCTGCTCTCGCGCTTCCTTCAGGGCGGCTTCGACCGCGTCCCACTCTTCGGGAGGCACCCCGCCGGCGGCCAGGCGCTGCTCCTCTTGGGCGAGGGCCGCCTCGGCCGCCTCCAACGCCTCCGAGCGCTCTCGAACCAGATGCGCATAGTTCTTCTCGATCGTCTGCCCGCACTCGGGGCAGGTCGATCCGACGGTCATCCGCTCCGAACGGGCCAGGGCCGTCCGGGCCGCATCGCGCAGGGCCGTGGCACGGGCGTGGGTTTGAACGAGTTCCCGGTGCGTCTCTTGCCACGCGTCTTTGCGCTCCCGGAGGTCGCGCTCGAGCGCTTCCACCTTGGCGCGCGCGGCCAACGGGAGGGAGTCGATGTCGGCGACGGTGGCGACGGCCGCTTCCCCGAGAAGGCGCCTGTCCGCTTCGATCTCCTCCAGCCGTTTGGACCGGAGCGCCGTTGCGGCGGCGGCTTCGTGATGCTGGCGTGCCAAGGAGTCCATCGACTCGAGACGTCCGAGGGCGGCGAGGTACTCGGCCTCGGACTCGGCCAGCGAGGCGAACGCGGAGGCGTCCCGCTCCAGGGTGGCGATCTCCTCTCGAAGAGATTCGAGCCGGGTTTGGGCCTGGACCTGCGTTCCCGCCCGCTCCCGGATCTGGCCCTCGAGATCCAGCCACCGCGCCGCCTCGTCGGAGCGCTTGCGACCGGTTTCCAGTGCGGCCGCGCACTCGGGGAGTCGCTTGCCCAGAAGGGTGTGGCGCCGCCTCTCTTCGTCGACGCGCTCCCGGCTCAGCTTCGCGGCCGCTTCCAGGCGTTCCCGTCCGTGCTGCTCCTCGCCAAGGTACTCGGCCTTGTTCTTCAACACCTTGGCTTGTTGTTTGGCGAGCTCGCTCGCCTGCTTCAGCCGGTCGAGGCCCAGCATGCGCGCCACCTCGTTCTGGCGTGTCGCGCGGTCCTTGAATTTGAGGAACTCGAGGCTCTTCTGCTCGGCGCAAAACGAGTTGATGAACTGGTCGTGCGTGAGCTTGAGGAGCCGCTCGCACGCACCCTTGACCTCGCGCAGTCCTTCGGCCACGACGTTGCCGTCGGCGCGGAGTTCGGCCCCTTTCTCCCCGCGCTCGACCACGTAGCGGCGTCCTCCGAATTCGAAGGTCAGCTCGGACCGGAAGCGTTCGCGCGGGCCCGCCCAGTGGAATCGGATGCTGTCCTTGTTCTGGCGCTGCTCGCCGAAGAGCGCGAAGGTGATCGCCTCGAGCAGGGTGCTCTTGCCGCTGCCGTTGTCGCCGACGATCGCGGTCATGCCGTCCCGGAACTCCACGGTGGTGTCGCGGTGCTGGCGGAAGTTCTCGAGCCTAAGCCGGATCAGCTTCAATCTCTGCCCTCCTCAGCAGCTCGAGGCCGCTCGTCTGCACGCGCTCGCGCCGTACTTCGGCGGGAAGCTCGGCGTGCGCGACGTGGCGGCCCCACTCTCCTTCCAAGCTGGCTCCTTCACCGGCCGGCGCGGCCGCCTCGCCGGTGTGGAGCGTGCGAAGATCCAACTGGTAATGCAGCGCGCGCGCCTGCACGTCCCGAATCGCGCGCGCATCGATGTGGCGGCGGACGTCGGCGTGGACGTTCAGGACCTTTTGGCGCACGATCGGCAGCGCGCCGGAGTCCCAATTCGCCGCGCGCACGGCGGCTTCGGTGATCTCGCCGCCCGTTTTGGAGGAGGCGTCGATGGGCGGGAGATCGAGGACGGTGCGCGTCGCAATCGGGACGAACTCGAGCATGCCGAGGTTGGAGTCGAACCAGGCCCACCCCTTGGGCTCGAGGGTCTCCTCCCAGATATTGGTGGACGTGAAGTCCGTGGAGCCGGGATAGCAGCAGTTGGGCCCGTAGCTCTGGCGCATATGGTAGTCGCCCAGGGCGACATAGCTCCACCGGTCGGCGCGCGTCTCGGCCACGTCGAACTCGGCGTGCTCGGGCAACGCCTGGGCCGCCATGCCGTGGACCACGAGCACGGAGTTGCGCCTCGACGCGTGGGGCGTCCAGTCGCGCTCCCCTCCGTCCCGCAACGCTCGGCTCGGCACGCACATGAGTTCGAGGTCGAGGGCGTCGATCGACTCGCGGACCGCGCGGTCCGGCACGACCCGCATGCCGTCGATGGAGGCGAACAGCTCGAGGAGATTCCCGCTCTCGGCGGTTCGCGGCGTGTCGTGGTTGCCTCCGATCAGCACGAACGGCCGGTAACGGCGCGCCTCCTGAAAGCGAAGGAGCGCGACGTACGCGCTCGTGATGGTGTGGTTGCTGGGCCGCACCATGTGGAACAGATCGCCGCTGTGCACCACGAGGTCCGGCTCCCGTTCCCCGATTGCGGCCAGGGTGCGGCGGAAGGTCTCCAGCACGTCCGCCTCCCTCTGGTTCATGCCTTCGGGAGTGGTCCGGCTGTAGGCCCGATACCCGAGATGGGTATCGCTGAGGTGGGCGATAGTCATGTCTTGTCTACCTCTTGTCAGTATACACATGTCGTGCAATGGGCGAAAGAGGCTCTCTGTGGAAAGAGACGGATCGGGAGGCGCGGAGGACGGTGGAAAAGGGTTTGTTCACGCAAAGGGCGCAAGGGGTTGCACGCAGAGGCGCAAAGGCGCTGAGGGTTTCACGCAAAGAACGCAAGGGGCGCAAGGGGTTTCACGCAAAGAACGCAAAGGGCGCAAGGGGTTTCACGCAAAGAACGCAAGGGGCGCAAAGGGGAACGACCCCCACCCAAGACCCAAGACCCAAGGCCCAAGACCCAAGGCCCAAGGCCCAAGGCCCAAGGCCCAAGGCCCAAGGCCCAAGGCCCAAGGCCCAACGCCCAAGGCCCAAGGCCCAAGGCCCAAGGCCCAAGGCCCAAGGCCCAAGGCCCAAGGCCCAAGGCCCAAGGCCCAAGGCCCAAGGCCCAAGGCCCAAGGCCCAAGGCCCAAGGCCTAAGGCCCAACCCCCACTCTCACCACGGTCACGCTGTACGGCTTGACCTTCACCTCTCGATCCATCTTGTCGAACTTCCGGTCGACGATCTGCACCGGTTGCTTTCCGCCGGGATCGTTGTAGGCCATGGGGTCGGGATGCGCGATCTCCCATCCGGTGCCCTGGGCGGCCACGCGCACGCCCTTCCACGTGAGCGGGAGGGTGATTTCGGCGCCCGTCGGGTTCACGACCCCGAGCGTGATGAAACGGCCGTCGGCGGTCCGCGCCGCCGAGACGTCGAGGGGCTCGACGCCCTCCGCCACGGCCAACGGAATGGCCCCGAACCGCTCTCGATAGAGCTTGAGAACGAGCCCCGTGGTCTCGAAGGCGGCGGCGGTGGGAGTCGTCTTGATGCACCCGATCACGTTGACGGTCTGGGCGTACTGCGCCATGGCCACGATGTCCGTCGAGCGGAAATACTCGTGCAGCCCTTCGGCGATGCCGAGGGCGTCCTTCATGAAGTAGCGCGTCCCCAGTTCGCCGAACACGTGGGGCCCGTACCAGTAGTTCCACTCGTCCATCGCGATGCGGATGTCGTGCCCTTTCAGACTCGGCAGCGTGTCGCGGTACCGTCGGTGCGCCACGACCTTTGCGCGGATCGCGTTGGGGACCTGCGCGGCGTGGGCCATGACGCCGGGCCGTTCCTGGCAGTAGAAGTGCTCGCTGATGAGCGTCATGTGGTTGGCGCACTCGGTGAGCATGCCGAGCGACCACGACCCGACGTCGCCGCTCGCGATGGTCTTGATCTTCGGGTCCACGGCGCGCATGGCGTCGACCACCGCGTTGTTCTTGACGGTGTACTCGGCGAGGGGCATGTGTCCGAGCTGCCAGTCGCCGTACATCTCGTTGCCGATGCCCCACCAGTCGACGCTCCACGGCGCGGCGTGGCCGTTGGCCGCGCGCCTGCTCCCTTCGGGGGTCGCCGCCGCGCCGTTGACGTACTCCAGCCACGCCGCGGCTTCGGATGGCTTGCCAAGTCCCGTGTTGACGACGATCAGGGGCTCGGTCCCGAGTTCTTTGCAGAAATCGAGGAACTCGTGCGTGCCGAAATCGTTGTGTTCGATGCCTTGCCACGCCGGATTCTTTCGGGGCGGACGGTGGTCGCGATCGCCAATGCCGTCGCGCCAGTTGTAGCCGCTCACGAAGTTGCCTCCCGGCCATCGATACAGCGGCGCGTTCAACTCCTTGAGCAAGGCCAACGTGTCGCGCCGCATCCCGCGCACGTTGTCGCTCGGCATGAGCGAGGCGGTCCCCACTTCGATGGGGCCGTCGAGCGCGGCGATTTCGAACCGGCCCTGTTGGGTCGTCGAGGGCAGGGCGACCGAAAACGGGATCTTCACGTACTCCCGGTTGCGCATCTGGATCGTGAACGAGCGCTGCTCCGACGCTTGCTCGCCGCACACGAACCGCAGGACGACGCTCCCCTTCCCATCGACGGATCGGACCCACGCATAGCCGGAGTAGGGCCGGTTCTTCTCGAACCAGATCCCGCCTTGGGAAACGGCGGCGCCCGCCTCAAGCCGCGGGGAGTGGGCGCCGACGAACGGCTTTTCCGTGGTCATTCCAACGGCGCCGATGGGCTCCCAGGGGGACTCCTTCGCGCCGACCGCGTCGTAGAACTTCCGGTCCTGGAGCATCTCGGCCCAGATGCCGCCGTAGATGCACCGCCCGAGGTGTTCGATGAACTGGCTGTAAAGGTATTTCGGGATGGGCTCGGACGTGTGCGCCGCGTCGATTACGGCCTTGGGCTCGGGAGTGCGGGTTTCGAGGAGCGTGAGCTCGAGGTCGTCGAATCGCGCGGTGCCTTTGGCGGTGCCGAAGTAGCCGAGGAGGCAGTTGAGAAGCAGGGCGTCGTCGGCCCCGGTGTCGATCGTCATCTCGACCCGGGTCCAGTCGCGCGTGCCGGCGACGGGCTCGGTGTGCTCGGGCCTTCCATGCAGGTTGATCAACGCCCCGGGGCCGCGTTCGACGGTCTCCACGCCCACGGTTTTGATCCACGCCGTCAAGCGGTAGCGGGAGTAAGGGCGCACGGCGACGGACTGCTGCCAGCCCGCATCGGCGCCTGTCGACGAGGCGAC
Encoded here:
- a CDS encoding ABC transporter ATP-binding protein; translated protein: MPVLEVRDLELSFGDVAVLRGVSFDLEAGKTFGVVGESGCGKSMTGFALMGMVPTGGRITGGSIVFEGRDLTQLRPREWLDVRGEKIALVMQDPFTSLNPMMRIGDQIGEVLRLHHGLSKQAAWTQAVEMLEKVGVPVPESSARKFPHQMSGGQRQRVVLAMAFACKPQVLIADEPTTALDVTLQAQILRLIQELKDQVGTAVMLISHDIGVIGTLASRIGVFYAGRIVEAGASEDVLRRPEHPYTRALLNALPQPGAVRLEAIRGYPPDFATLGTACSFAPRCPFRFEKCDREPDLIPVSTDHASACWKAGVLEPARE
- a CDS encoding SMC family ATPase, with amino-acid sequence MKLIRLRLENFRQHRDTTVEFRDGMTAIVGDNGSGKSTLLEAITFALFGEQRQNKDSIRFHWAGPRERFRSELTFEFGGRRYVVERGEKGAELRADGNVVAEGLREVKGACERLLKLTHDQFINSFCAEQKSLEFLKFKDRATRQNEVARMLGLDRLKQASELAKQQAKVLKNKAEYLGEEQHGRERLEAAAKLSRERVDEERRRHTLLGKRLPECAAALETGRKRSDEAARWLDLEGQIRERAGTQVQAQTRLESLREEIATLERDASAFASLAESEAEYLAALGRLESMDSLARQHHEAAAATALRSKRLEEIEADRRLLGEAAVATVADIDSLPLAARAKVEALERDLRERKDAWQETHRELVQTHARATALRDAARTALARSERMTVGSTCPECGQTIEKNYAHLVRERSEALEAAEAALAQEEQRLAAGGVPPEEWDAVEAALKEAREQVLAAESRAKELREAWTRVAQFDSEASPQAATTPVYDAKGHADLRTRVKELLPIHERAVRLHGSDQRLAAAKAKVPALEAQIAEGQGAGERLRVEQAALEFESPDAARQAQENFRKLEVEQAKLQAEIVASERVLEAAERELQAAAKQLQEYEDREKRIAEYRVDQIHFEAVTREMMVLREKLNQQIRPDLEARASDNLQALTGGRYAALQLDEQFEATVLDDGVEKAVISGGEEDIVALSLRLALSELIQERQGTPLSLLILDEVFGSLDGERRQLVMERLAGLKGRFDQVLVISHIEEINQVADQCVYLHRDENTKSTYASDAPITEAPILLL
- a CDS encoding DUF4910 domain-containing protein; protein product: MSHALLLLLTIVQGPHFDAAELARHVQFLASPALEGRMTPSPGLSKAADYLAAQFKSYGLNEGPNKGYRWSYEVAINQRPAKNNMLVFLRLDGKSTSFELGRDFVPLFGSKDNHIVRGELVFVGYGADEKDYEMEDEEGGGERPFDVKDKVVMMFARTPADMPQLSRSAKAEMARERGAAGVIFLGPSAPGRPQLPRTVRGQGLSGDGDLVGVGLAEHALNALIEVETMHSVAVRHESRPLPFTVRMVTETEPNKARVDDIVGYLPGRDPKLKDEFIVIGAHYDHLGYGEIGSRSQTDAIHPGADDNASGTAGVLALAKYYAAKKTNRRSLIFVLFSGEEEGLLGSEAWAKGHPNTLERTAAMINLDMIGRLRKGELFAYGTSSSDVWTRILAKIEVAGVNLKPGAQTRGDSDQASFARRNVPVLFFNTGLHDEYHTEKDTAATIDADGMAKVLAVVAETVAAVDALDAKPVFSKDVVLGNLPGDRDAESSQRSIRVGMVPDMVAGGPGLRISGTSPNSPAQKAGFKAGDRIVEFNGKKVSDLETLQAAYLTAKPGDTVKIVFIRDGVRREQLVTVEGRGG
- a CDS encoding DNA repair exonuclease → MTIAHLSDTHLGYRAYSRTTPEGMNQREADVLETFRRTLAAIGEREPDLVVHSGDLFHMVRPSNHTITSAYVALLRFQEARRYRPFVLIGGNHDTPRTAESGNLLELFASIDGMRVVPDRAVRESIDALDLELMCVPSRALRDGGERDWTPHASRRNSVLVVHGMAAQALPEHAEFDVAETRADRWSYVALGDYHMRQSYGPNCCYPGSTDFTSTNIWEETLEPKGWAWFDSNLGMLEFVPIATRTVLDLPPIDASSKTGGEITEAAVRAANWDSGALPIVRQKVLNVHADVRRHIDARAIRDVQARALHYQLDLRTLHTGEAAAPAGEGASLEGEWGRHVAHAELPAEVRRERVQTSGLELLRRAEIEADPA